In one window of Gossypium hirsutum isolate 1008001.06 chromosome A01, Gossypium_hirsutum_v2.1, whole genome shotgun sequence DNA:
- the LOC121204679 gene encoding receptor-like protein 9DC3 yields the protein MLPKLQALILRSNRFHGSIQVSLTTFSFSRLQMLDLSHNDFTGLLPTEFFQNLKALKEEVGHEYDLFSYSVLLTIKGLELEYIIKALMPIFTCIDLSDNGFHGEIPKAVGELRLLHALNLSHNSLTGPIPPSFGNLAALESLDLSFNKLSGRIPSQLTNLTFLEVLRFSNNNLVGPIPSGKQFDTFEGDSYLGNLGLCGPPLSKECNNDEIPEPAQDEEDNGNGIAFIWKLAMMGYGCGMVLGISMAYIVSTTGRPRWLVRMIERDLRNKVSSWFGKKRK from the coding sequence ATGCTTCCCAAGCTGCAAGCTCTTATTTTGAGATCTAATAGATTTCATGGTTCCATTCAGGTCTCCTTAACCACTTTTTCCTTCTCCAGACTGCAAATGCTTGATCTCTCTCATAATGACTTCACAGGCTTATTGCCAACCGAgttcttccaaaatctcaaagCTCTGAAAGAAGAAGTTGGTCATgaatatgatttattttcataCTCTGTTCTGTTAACAATAAAAGGTTTGGAACTAGAGTATATAATAAAAGCACTTATGCCCATATTCACATGCATAGATTTATCGGACAATGGATTCCATGGAGAAATTCCTAAGGCAGTTGGAGAGCTTAGATTGCTTCATGCACTCAATCTCTCTCATAATAGTCTGACTGGTCCTATCCCACCGTCATTTGGGAATTTGGCAGCACTTGAATCATTAGATCTCTCGTTTAACAAGCTGAGTGGCAGAATCCCTTCCCAATTGACAAATTTGACATTTCTTGAAGTGTTGAGGTTTTCAAATAATAACCTTGTCGGACCCATTCCCAGTGGCAAGCAATTTGATACATTTGAAGGCGACTCTTATCTAGGGAACTTGGGTTTGTGTGGACCCCCATTATCGAAGGAATGTAACAATGATGAAATACCAGAACCAGCGCAAGATGAGGAAGATAATGGAAATGGAATTGCTTTTATTTGGAAACTTGCAATGATGGGGTATGGATGTGGAATGGTATTAGGAATTAGCATGGCATATATTGTATCCACGACAGGAAGACCACGGTGGCTTGTAAGAATGATTGAGAGAGACTTGCGAAACAAAGTTTCGAGCTGGTTTGGGAAGAAAAGAAAGTAG
- the LOC121204682 gene encoding peptide-N4-(N-acetyl-beta-glucosaminyl)asparagine amidase A, with protein sequence MASSFFPLLFFLPLLFLDPLFCKANLHHSKTFLRSSLISQPLTNATILPTLFFEVTKPINVPTTTPCTLSVLQHDFGFTYGKPPVLANYSFPSNCPYQEFSKIVLEWNATCKGRQFDRIFGVWLSGVELLRSCTAEPRATGIIWSVKKDITRYSSLLLSNKTQTFAVYMGNLVDKTYTGVYHVNVTLYFYPAVEKMNLYEEKARNLGSGFGSKADLIIPFSLDLPLNDGLWYEIENSTDVKVKEFEIPQNVYRAVLEVYVSFHENDEFWYGNLPNEYIAANNLTGFAGNGPFREVVVSLDDEVVGAIWPFTVVYTGGINPLLWRPISGIGSFDLPTYDIEISPFLGSLLDGKKHKLSFGVTNALNVWYIDANLHLWLDSNSAKTEGKLLQHKVAPLAVSSVLDFKGLNGTFVTNTSRFVSSTGWVKSTYGTVTTESIQDLRYSNSMLMGKDGNLQIVNQTIHFDDSVYAKSPASNVESKKSLKRFHLYLYSDDVDQGNGTLSMVANVTLGFNEKKFKDADARSPSSSLRNLQKGKGVIIIKDNLVVSGVGSTQQSYNYDSSKFCYSRNISSSNYTILHDEVQNTCNKRAKSHFGYGLSRRWSFPARRAFLTSHVVDPNGN encoded by the coding sequence ATGGCTTCCTCTTTCTTCCCTTTGCTCTTCTTTCTTCCCCTTCTATTTCTTGACCCTCTCTTCTGCAAAGCCAATCTTCACCATTCCAAAACCTTCCTCAGATCATCCCTTATTTCCCAACCATTAACCAATGCCACCATTCTACCAACTCTCTTTTTTGAAGTCACCAAACCCATCAATGTCCCAACTACCACGCCCTGTACCCTCTCTGTCCTTCAACATGACTTTGGTTTCACTTATGGCAAACCTCCTGTTTTGGCAAACTACAGCTTCCCATCCAATTGCCCATATCAGGAATTTTCCAAGATTGTCCTGGAATGGAATGCTACCTGCAAAGGAAGGCAATTTGACAGGATTTTTGGAGTTTGGTTATCTGGAGTGGAGCTTTTGAGAAGCTGCACAGCTGAACCTAGAGCTACTGGGATCATTTGGAGTGTGAAAAAGGATATTACAAGGTATTCCTCATTGCTTTTATCCAACAAGACTCAAACTTTTGCTGTTTATATGGGAAATCTTGTTGACAAAACTTATACCGGTGTTTACCATGTCAATGTCACTCTTTATTTTTACCCTGCTGTGGAAAAAATGAACCTTTATGAGGAAAAGGCAAGAAATTTAGGGTCTGGGTTTGGTTCTAAAGCCGATTTGATCATACCCTTTTCGCTTGATTTGCCATTGAATGATGGGTTGTGGTATGAGATCGAGAATTCTACTGATGTTAAAGTGAAGGAATTTGAAATTCCTCAAAATGTTTATAGGGCTGTATTGGAGGTGTACGTGTCATTTCATGAGAATGATGAGTTTTGGTATGGGAATCTTCCAAACGAGTATATTGCTGCCAATAATCTTACAGGTTTTGCTGGAAATGGACCTTTTAGAGAGGTAGTGGTTAGTTTGGATGATGAAGTAGTTGGTGCCATTTGGCCTTTTACTGTGGTTTACACAGGAGGAATTAATCCGCTCTTATGGCGACCCATTAGTGGTATTGGTTCATTTGATCTCCCCACTTATGATATCGAAATTAGTCCCTTTTTAGGGAGTTTATTGGATGGGAAAAAACATAAACTAAGTTTTGGTGTTACAAATGCCTTGAATGTGTGGTACATTGATGCCAATTTGCATCTATGGTTAGATAGCAATAGTGCAAAGACCGAAGGGAAGCTTTTGCAACATAAAGTGGCTCCTCTTGCTGTTTCTTCTGTGTTAGATTTTAAGGGATTGAATGGAACCTTTGTTACTAATACATCCAGGTTCGTATCCTCTACTGGATGGGTCAAGTCCACTTATGGGACGGTCACAACTGAATCCATTCAAGATTTAAGGTATAGCAACTCCATGTTGATGGGCAAGGATGGGAATCTGCAGATTGTGAATCAGACGATCCATTTTGATGACAGTGTTTATGCAAAGTCACCAGCTTCTAATGTCGAATCAAAGAAATCACTCAAGAGGTTTCATTTATACTTATACAGTGATGATGTTGATCAAGGAAATGGAACTCTATCGATGGTAGCTAATGTCACATTAGGATTCAATGAGAAGAAGTTTAAAGATGCCGATGCCAGGTCGCCTAGCAGTTCACTCAGAAATTTGCAGAAAGGAAAGGGTGTAATAATTATAAAAGACAACCTGGTTGTGAGTGGAGTCGGAAGTACCCAACAATCATATAATTACGATAGTAGTAAATTTTGCTACTCTAGAAACATAAGCAGCTCAAACTACACCATTCTTCACGATGAAGTGCAAAACACATGTAATAAAAGAGCAAAATCTCATTTTGGATACGGTCTTAGCAGAAGGTGGTCATTTCCAGCTAGAAGAGCTTTTCTAACGTCTCATGTAGTTGATCCGAATGGAAACTAG
- the LOC121204688 gene encoding protein LIGHT-DEPENDENT SHORT HYPOCOTYLS 10, producing MMSINKGKEIAEGSSGPAAVAVGAVVGGVGGGDQRNPPPLSRYESQKRRDWNTFGQYLRNQRPPVALSQCNANHVLEFLRYLDQFGKTKVHLQGCVFFGQPEPPGPCTCPLRQAWGSLDALIGRLRAAYEENGGLPETNPFASGAIRIYLREVRDSQAKARGIPYKKKKKKRNPLKANEVSSTSFPIQQP from the coding sequence ATGATGTCAATTAACAAAGGGAAAGAAATAGCTGAAGGTTCTTCAGGACCGGCTGCTGTTGCTGTTGGTGCTGTTGTTGGTGGTGTTGGTGGGGGTGATCAGCGGAATCCACCGCCGTTGAGCAGGTACGAGTCGCAGAAGAGACGGGATTGGAACACGTTTGGTCAGTACTTAAGGAACCAAAGGCCACCGGTTGCACTTTCTCAGTGTAACGCTAATCATGTCCTTGAATTCCTTCGTTATCTCGATCAGTTCGGTAAGACTAAGGTGCACTTACAAGGTTGCGTGTTCTTCGGGCAACCGGAGCCGCCGGGACCATGTACGTGCCCTCTTAGACAAGCTTGGGGTAGTCTCGACGCTCTCATCGGTCGACTCCGAGCTGCTTACGAAGAGAATGGCGGTTTGCCGGAGACCAACCCTTTCGCGAGCGGAGCTATTCGGATTTACCTTCGTGAAGTGAGGGACTCACAAGCGAAAGCTCGGGGAATCCCttataagaagaagaagaagaagcggAATCCATTGAAGGCTAACGAAGTTAGCTCAACAAGCTTCCCCATTCAGCAACCTTGA